A segment of the Patescibacteria group bacterium genome:
GCAACAGAGTCGCCATTGAGTTCGAAGGAAATACGGTGGGTGTCGATTCCGTCCGAGGGGTAATGATCCAGGATGAGCTCCCTCGCTCTATCACAGGCATCATCGTCAGGTGCAACGATCACAATACGACTGTTGTAGAGTGTAATCTGAATCCCCGCGTATACCCCTTTCATCACATAAATAACACAGCTCCGTGAGGGAGTAGGCTTAAATGTACTGCTTCCTTCAACCCCCAATCCTGGGAACGCTACACTGTGAGCACGTAGTCCCGTGTCCAGGACCACGATCTTTTGGTGTTCGATCGGAAGTAACGAAATGAATTCAGCAATCGGCATTATCAGTCCTTGTGTTCAGGATGTCTGAGCCCCTTCGTCAACTCATGCCATATTGCAATATATAATAAAAAAGTCAAATAAAAAGAACCCTCCATTAAGGATTCTTTTCTAATTCGAGAAGTTCGAATCTCGTTGGAGTCGGCACGTGGATAGGGTTAGAACCTATTTATTTATTTTACCTTAGGATACTCAGGTAAATTATTTAAGTTAAATGTCTTTTCAAACGATTCTGGCTTTGGAGTAGTAAGCATTAGAGTAACCTCACTATCATTCTTCCATGTGATGATCTCTACCCCACCACCATATTGAAATGTTAATGGAATAAATTTTGATGTAATAAAATCATATACCCAGCCAAAATCATGAACGCCATTTGATACAACAAATGCTGCCTTTGTTTTACTTGGAGAAAATATCACCTCCTTAAATAAAGCTGACTTTCCTCCCTCAAAAACTGTATCTTTCTGCACAAGCATAGCTGGTACATCAACAGATTTAATTATTTTGTTTTCATAAAAGATTTGTCCCTTACTCCAGTCTACCTTTGGAGTATAGGTGGTTTCGGATTTCAAATTAACTTGAACAATCGGAGAAAAATCTAGACCGTCTGTATCGGTATAAAGCAACCTAAAACCATAGCCGCTATTACCATATAGCTTAACTAACTCAGGAGTACTAGGAATTGTATATTCATAATGGCCGACTGAAGAATCAGTGATTGATGCTATTCTTATAATTTCATTACCTGTCTTTTCACTCTTATCATTTGTAAGAGCAATTACAAATTTACGGTTATTAACATTCCATTTAATATCTACCTTTTGACCTGAACTAAATGTGTCTCCTACCTTAGGGTTGGTAATACCTTCTAATTTATTTGATAGTATTGGTGTATCTACTGATGGAGATTTACTTTTTATATACAAATAGGCCCCTGCCCCAATGAGAATAAGGATAATTAAAACAATAATTATTGGAGCAAAACCTTTTTTATAATTTTTCATATTTACTATATTCTCTCATACAAAACAAAACACAGCTATGTAGCTGTGCTTGTCTACCCTTCTCGGGATTTGAACCTATGGGTCGGCACGTGGACGGGGTTAGAACCTCTTTATTAAATTAAAATAAATTAAAGCAGTGCCCTTTCTACATGAGTAATGGAATACCCTTTAAGTAGCTGAGCGTTTACTGATCTAATATTTATCGGCGTTAGGGAGCTAGTTACCTTATATCTATTTTGTCTGGTATTTGAGATATTTAATTTTTTAAAAATAAGATTTAAGGCGCCATAGTAATCATTATCTTTATGTGCGAATCCTTCCCATTCACCTGATGTTTCTGCAGGAATAGCATCATTCATTTCTTTAAATTCAGGATGCTGCAACATTTTTTCATAGGAATATCCGATTAACCGTCTTCCCAAAGAGTCAATTATTACTTGGGATTCAATATTTGCTCTACTTACAAAACGGCGAATATAATTTTCACTAAGTATTTTATGTTTTTTATGCAAAACTGCAGGAACAGCATAGTGATCACCATTTGGCCCAGTATAAAAATCAACCCATTCACCTGTATTTTCGACTCGAGGTGTAGCTCGTAATTCTTGGACACTCCTTAAACTATCTACAACTTCATACGGGTATGCAACTGCTTCTCTTCCGGATAAATCTTTAATTTTTTTTGTTTCTATAGAATCAAAACCCTCAAGATTTCTTAAATTATGATGAGAAATTCCTATCTTGCCTGCTATTGTTCTAATAGGTGCCCAATGAACTCCGTGATCATCCTCCATAAATCCTCTCCATTCAGACGATTCTGTGGTTTCTACTTGTGGGATACTGGTAAACAAAGGAATATTTGGATCAGCAGCAATTGTTTCATACGAATATGCAATAATGGAATCTCCCGTTTCTCTCACTACTTTTATTTTAGGGATATTTTTATTTTGAATAAAATGACGAGTAACGGCATCTTTCGATATTCCAATTTTTTTAGATATGGATGCTACTGATCCGTAATGTATTCCTTCTTTGATTGCAAAACCTTCCCATTCTCCTTCTTTTTCAATAGTAGGCACATCCTCTAATAAGTAATTTTGTAGGTATGTTGAATGTATAACATCCTCATATGGATACGCATCGCGGCGATTGTTATTAGGTGCAATCATTGGCTTGCTTTCAATCTGACTACTGTTAATAGCCTGTGCAATTACCCCAACGGTTACCCCCACTTGGCGTGCAATTACACTTACTGAGCCATAATATTTCCCATCAATTAAAGCAAATCCTTTCCACGGTCCTTCTTTTTCTCCTTTTGGTAGGTCGACATGCTCTTTAATCTTAGGTATTGATAGTACATCTTCGTAACTATAACCTTCAGTAAGTCCACTTTGGGTAATAAGAAATCGCGTTGGTGTTTGAGCCTCTTCAACAACAGATTTTAAATCTCTCACAGGATATCCGACCTTAAAGTATAACTGTCTTAAAGGTCCCCAATGTTTTCCAGTATCTGGATCAGTGTAAAACCCTCTCCATGGATCTAGTTCAGAATATGACACTCTCACCGCATTCTCATGAGCTCCGTTTTGTTCTAAATTCTCTGCTCTAGTTAATGGTTGAGTATTTTCAACCTCAAATGATTCTGTTAGTAATTCAATTATATGTGTTCGCCAAAGACTGGTCTGGATAAGTCTTCGTCCAATTAAAGGATGTTCCCTTATCAAGGAATTCTTTTCTTCCTTAGTCATTCTATCTATATCATGAATCGTCAGATTTTCATTCTCAATCTCTGAGATATCAAATATGTAGCTTGCATTGCCTTCTTCATCACATACATTCACACATCTATTTAAATCTGGAATAGCAATGGTTATATAACTTTGATTCCGCACCATATCGTGTGTAACATTCCCTTCTACCAATGAGATGGTACCTAAATCAACATTAAGATCATT
Coding sequences within it:
- a CDS encoding Ser-Thr-rich GPI-anchored membrane family protein translates to MKNYKKGFAPIIIVLIILILIGAGAYLYIKSKSPSVDTPILSNKLEGITNPKVGDTFSSGQKVDIKWNVNNRKFVIALTNDKSEKTGNEIIRIASITDSSVGHYEYTIPSTPELVKLYGNSGYGFRLLYTDTDGLDFSPIVQVNLKSETTYTPKVDWSKGQIFYENKIIKSVDVPAMLVQKDTVFEGGKSALFKEVIFSPSKTKAAFVVSNGVHDFGWVYDFITSKFIPLTFQYGGGVEIITWKNDSEVTLMLTTPKPESFEKTFNLNNLPEYPKVK